The Lycium barbarum isolate Lr01 chromosome 9, ASM1917538v2, whole genome shotgun sequence genome has a segment encoding these proteins:
- the LOC132611183 gene encoding proteinase inhibitor I-B-like, producing MEGKTMVKLSHVVAILLLASLFQPMMARDLSDEIIEILRLPLAKENQVKYLDDSEPICPGKQSWPELVGQPALTAQEIIYKENPIVTNVEILVPVMPVTGDFVCGRVRIIANFQLIVVQTPRMG from the exons ATGGAGGGAAAGACTATGGTCAAATTATCTCACGTGGTTGCTATCTTGCTTCTTGCATCAC tGTTTCAACCTATGATGGCACGAGATCTGAGTGATGAGATCATAGAAATATTGCGACTTCCACTGGCAAAAGAAAACCAAGTGAAATATCTTGATGACTCAGAACCAATTTGCCCAG GAAAGCAATCATGGCCTGAACTTGTTGGACAACCAGCCCTCACGGCTCAGGAAATAATTTATAAGGAAAATCCTATAGTCACAAATGTTGAGATTTTAGTCCCTGTTATGCCTGTGACAGGAGATTTTGTATGTGGTCGAGTTAGAATTATTGCTAACTTCCAGCTCATTGTTGTTCAAACTCCCAGGATGGGTTAA